A window of Sagittula sp. P11 genomic DNA:
GTTCGCCGCTCTGGTCCATGTGGGCTGCCGCTGCGCGCATTCCTGTCCTCCGGCCGTGTTCCGGCCAAGCTTGGCGTTCCGCAAGACGGCGAGACGCAGGCCCGAAGCCCGCCTCAGCCTTTGGTCAGGACCCGGACAACCTCGGCCAGCTCCGACAGCGTGGACGTTTTCCTGATCTTCGCATCTGCAGACCGCAGCCCCTGCGTGAACAGCGGAGAGTCAATCAGTTCGGGCCGCCCGGTGATGACCACCACCGGAATGTCCGGCTTGAGTGCGCGGACGCTGTGGACCGCGGTGATCGCCCCGCCCCCGTCCATGATGACATCGAGGAACACGATGTCGAAGGGATCTGCCTGCAACGCCTCCAGCGTCTCGGCCACGGTTTCGAAGGCCGCCACTGAGTGTCCGACCGCCTCCATCGCCTCTGCAAAGGCGATGCGATACTCCGGATCGTCGTCGGCAAGCAGAATACGGACCAAGCTCGGCTCCACGTTCGATTGAAAACGCCTTCTTCTGTGTTACCAAGAGTTCAGGCACATTTAAACCGGGAAGGATCTGGTATGGCCGACGCGAAAGGCAGCTCTGAGAGTGTCCCTCTCGTCGTTGTGGGCGCATCTGCCGGCGGGCTCGAACCGCTCGAAGACTTCTTCGAAGCCGCTTCGGATCTTTCCGGCTGGGCCTTCGTGGTGATCCAGCACCTCTCGCCGGACTACAAGTCGATGATGCACGAACTTCTGTCGCGGAAGTCGCGCATGAAGATCGAACACATCGAAGACGGCATGAGGCTGCGGCCCGACACGATCTACCTGAACCGTCCCGGTATCAGCGTCGAACTGGAGGACGACATCTTCCGGGTCCAATCGTTTTCAAGCCAGGACAAGCTGCCCCGCCTGCCGATCGACACTTTGCTCAGGTCAGTCGCCAAGCGCAAGAAACAGCCCGTGGTCGGGGTGATCCTTTCCGGATCGGGCAGCGACGGATCGCGCGGGGCGAAGGTTCTGCACGAGGCCGGAGGCGCCGTAATCGCCCAGTCTCCGAACGAGGCCGGCTTCAACTCGATGCCGATGGGCGTGATCGCCGCAGGCGCCGTCGACCGCGTGCTGCGCGCCGCCGACATGCCCGATGCGATCCGCGATATCTTTGCCGGACGGGCACCCGATAGCGGCGAAGACAAGGATTTTTCCGGCACGATGAACGGCATCCTGCAATTGCTCGAAGACGGGTTCCGCGTCGACTTTTCCTCCTACAAGTCGGCCAACGTCCGGCGGCGGGTGGAACGGCGGCAACACCTGCGCGGCATCGAGGATCCGGCCGACTATTTCAAGCTGCTGGCCGACGACCGGTCGGCCCTGGACGAGCTTTACCGCGACCTGCTGATCGGCGTGACGGAGTTCTACCGCGACCCGGAGGCCTTCACCGTCCTGCGCAAGCAGGTGCTGAACAAGCTCGCCCGCAATGACGACGAAACCTCGCCCCCTGCGTATCTGGGTGCCGGGCTGCGCCTCCGGCGAAGAGGCCTATACGCTCGCCATAGAGATGTCCGAAGCGCTGGCCGAGGCAGGGGCCGCCCGCAAGTTCCGCATCATCGCGACCGACATGCACCGCGGCTCGCTCGAACGGGCCTCTGCCGGGGCCTATGACGCGCAGGCCGTCGCGAACCTGCCGCCCGAGATCGTCGGCCGCTACTTCGAAAAGCGCAACAACAAGTATGTGGTCGATCCGATCCTGCGCCAGAAGATCATCTTCTCCGCCCATGACGTGCTGAGCGATCCGCCCTTCATGAACCTCAACCTGATCTCCTGCCGCAACCTGTTCATCTACCTTCAGGACCGCCCGCAGGCGCGCGTCCTGTCGATGTTCCTCTTCGGGCTGCGGCGGAACGGCTACATGTTCCTCGGCCCCTCCGAAAGCCTTGGCCGGTTCAGCCAGGAATTCGACACCATCGACTCGCGCTGGCGCATCTTCCAGAAGGCCTCCGAAGGCCGTGTGCTCGACCACAGCGTGATGACCGGCAAGTTCCGCGCCCGCCCGCTGCACGAAACCGCCGTCGCCGCGCCAAAGCGTCCGCGTGACCGTTCCGTCGCCTCGGACATCGCCGACATCCGCAGCCGCGAGACGCTGATCAAGGGGTACGACGCCCTGCTCAAGCGCTATGCGCCGCCGTCGATCCTCGTGACCGGGGACGGGTCGGTGCTGGGCTGGTTCGGCATGGCGCGGCTGTTCATCGACACGATGAACAACCTCACCGACTGGACGGTCGAGAACATCGTGCACCACGACCTGCACTTCACCATCAACGTCGCGCTCGAGAAACTGCGCCAGGGCCAGCTCGAGTCCTACAGCCGCAAGACCAAGGTCACGCTGACCGATGGCGAGGTCCAGACCTGCAACGTCCGCATCGAGGCGCTGGACCAGGTGTCGCGCGTCAAGGTCATGCTGGTCGGGCTGGAACTCGCCAAGGAAGAGGCTCCGCAGGACTCCGCTGCCGCGATCCAGCCGATCAGCGACGAGGACGTAAGCGTCGTCACCACCCGCATCCACGAACTCGAACGCGACCTCCGCCTGACCGAACAGACCCTCCAGCACGTGACCGAACGGCTGGAGGCCAGTGGCGAGGAACTTCAGGCCTCCAACGAGGAACTGCAGGCCTCCAACGAAGAGCTTCAGGCCGCGAACGAGGAACTCCAGTCCTCCAACGAGGAACTGCACGCGGTGAACGAGGAACTCGTCTCCGTCAGCGCCGAGCACGAGCGCAAGATCGAACTCCTGTCGCAGCTCAACGCCAACACCGAACAGGTGCTCGAACTTCTGGGCACCGGGGTCATCTTCCTCGACAAGCAGGGGCGCATCCAGCGGTTCAGCGAACTGGTCTCCGAACGGTTCAAGCTGGAAACCCACGACATCGGCCGCACCTTCCACGTAGTCGGTCCGCGGCTGGAATTCACCGCCCTCGAAACGGTGATCGACGAGGTGCTGGAATCCGGCACGTCCCAGACGGTCAGCGGCGAGCATCGCGGCCAAGCGATCACGGTCGAGGTGCACCCCACGAAGGAGAACCCCGACTCGGACACCGGCGCCGTGGTGCTGGTCCGCTAGCGGCGGCACACGCCGCGTGACGTGCAGGCCCCGCCGGCGCGCCTCAGGCGTCCGGCAACTGCGCGGCCATGCGTGCGAACAGCCGCAGCGCGTGGCTCGGGTCCAGCGACACGGCGGGCAGCACGGGATCGTAGGCGGCGCGGATCACACCCGCGATGTCGGGCCGGAGTACCGTGGTCTCCCCCGCCCGCGCCAGCGGCGAGCGTTCCGAAAAGGCCGTGTCGGACCAGCACAGGATGCTCTGCGCCACCTGTCCCAGGGCCAGCTCCTCTGCCGGGACTTTCGACAGCGCATCGTCCATCCGCAGGAACACGAAACAGGCCCGGATCGCGCCGCTTTCGTCAAAGCGGAAGACCCTGTACTGGTTGGCCTCCGCCGCGTCCAGCCGCGCGACCAGCGCGCCCAGCCCGTCGATCAGCCGGTCGAGGTTGGGCACGTCCAGCAGTTCCGGCCAGTCGCGGAAGAAGAACACCATGAAGTTGCTGCCCAGTTCCGTATCCGTCTCGGCCATGCCGTGAGCGGCCA
This region includes:
- a CDS encoding CheR family methyltransferase; the protein is MTTKPRPLRIWVPGCASGEEAYTLAIEMSEALAEAGAARKFRIIATDMHRGSLERASAGAYDAQAVANLPPEIVGRYFEKRNNKYVVDPILRQKIIFSAHDVLSDPPFMNLNLISCRNLFIYLQDRPQARVLSMFLFGLRRNGYMFLGPSESLGRFSQEFDTIDSRWRIFQKASEGRVLDHSVMTGKFRARPLHETAVAAPKRPRDRSVASDIADIRSRETLIKGYDALLKRYAPPSILVTGDGSVLGWFGMARLFIDTMNNLTDWTVENIVHHDLHFTINVALEKLRQGQLESYSRKTKVTLTDGEVQTCNVRIEALDQVSRVKVMLVGLELAKEEAPQDSAAAIQPISDEDVSVVTTRIHELERDLRLTEQTLQHVTERLEASGEELQASNEELQASNEELQAANEELQSSNEELHAVNEELVSVSAEHERKIELLSQLNANTEQVLELLGTGVIFLDKQGRIQRFSELVSERFKLETHDIGRTFHVVGPRLEFTALETVIDEVLESGTSQTVSGEHRGQAITVEVHPTKENPDSDTGAVVLVR
- a CDS encoding response regulator; amino-acid sequence: MVRILLADDDPEYRIAFAEAMEAVGHSVAAFETVAETLEALQADPFDIVFLDVIMDGGGAITAVHSVRALKPDIPVVVITGRPELIDSPLFTQGLRSADAKIRKTSTLSELAEVVRVLTKG